The Miscanthus floridulus cultivar M001 chromosome 7, ASM1932011v1, whole genome shotgun sequence genome includes a region encoding these proteins:
- the LOC136463760 gene encoding chitinase 6-like, with protein sequence MAQKLVAPPTALVAAVLALVLWAATAAAQNCGCASDQCCSKYGYCGTGEDYCGADTCQSGPCDVPATNNVSVASIVTPAFFDALLAQAAASCEANGFYTRDAFLAAAGYYPSFGRTGTVDDSKREIAAFFGNANHETIKFCYINEIDGPSKNYCDPNNTQWPCQAGKGYYGRGPLQISWNYNYGPAGQSIGFDGLGDPDAVARSAVVAFRSALWYWMNNVHGVVVSGQGFGATIRAINGALECDGKNPDSVNNRVAYYKQFCQDFGVDPGSNLTC encoded by the exons ATGGCACAGAAGCTCGTCGCGCCACCGACGGCGCTCGTCGCCGCCGTCCTGGCGCTCGTCCTCTGGGCCGCCACGGCGGCCGCGCAGAACTGCGGGTGCGCGTCGGACCAGTGCTGCAGCAAGTACGGGTACTGCGGGACGGGCGAGGACTACTGCGGCGCCGACACGTGCCAGTCGGGCCCCTGCGACGTGCCGGCGACCAACAACGTGTCCGTGGCCAGCATCGTGACGCCGGCCTTCTTCGACGCGCTCCTCGCGCAGGCCGCCGCCTCGTGCGAGGCCAACGGGTTCTACACCCGCGACGccttcctcgccgccgccggctaCTACCCGTCGTTCGGCCGCACCGGCACCGTCGACGACTCCAAGCGCGAGATCGCTGCCTTCTTCGGCAACGCCAACCACGAGACCATAA AGTTCTGCTACATCAACGAGATCGACGGGCCGAGCAAGAACTACTGCGACCCGAACAACACGCAGTGGCCGTGCCAGGCGGGGAAAGGGTACTACGGGCGTGGCCCCCTGCAGATCTCGTGGAACTACAACTACGGGCCCGCGGGGCAGAGCATCGGCTTCGACGGGCTGGGCGACCCCGACGCGGTGGCGCGCAGCGCCGTCGTCGCGTTCCGGTCGGCGCTCTGGTACTGGATGAACAACGTGCACGGGGTGGTCGTCTCCGGGCAGGGCTTCGGCGCCACCATCCGGGCCATCAACGGCGCGCTCGAGTGCGACGGCAAGAACCCGGACTCCGTCAACAACCGCGTCGCCTACTACAAGCAGTTCTGCCAGGATTTCGGCGTCGACCCGGGCAGCAACCTCACATGCTGA
- the LOC136467263 gene encoding uncharacterized protein isoform X1 → MASSPPALEILVREPDGFTVWSGSPYPPGTTSPPQRLPKTACSATSFSTDGARLLATVASASATVYDCRTLAVVKCFELPGLLAAALSPTGAYLQTFQKSSSPQEKNVTVWHVDTAAALYQHYQKSMSKATWPMVQFSADESVACRMMPNEIQFFDPKDFAKGILYRIRMPGIATMQLATAPGSHVAGFVPEAKGVPASVQIFSCNKDAQNQVVARRSFFRCSTVQLHWNKGSTGLLVLAQADVDKTNQSYYGETKLNYLTTDRAFEGIVPLKKDGPVHDVQWSSSGSEFAVVYGFMPAKATIFNKKCNPLVELGEGPYNTIRWNPKGRFFVLAGFGNLPGDMAFWDYSEKKLVAKTKAECSVTSEWSPDGRHFMTATTAPRLQIDNCIKIFDHNGSLQFKKMFERLYQADWKPEVPERFGDIADLTTSLSTLKIEETKKQVSAQGSKSAQTSIKAPANTAPKPTAYRPPHAKGSAELQDKLFGGLAPAGGEMSKNALRNKKRREKQKEKKAAEASGSPADES, encoded by the exons ATGGCGTCGTCACCGCCGGCCCTCGAGATCCTAG TTCGCGAGCCCGACGGCTTCACGGTGTGGTCCGGCTCTCCATACCCTCCGGGCACCACCAGCCCGCCGCAGAGACTCCCCAAGACGGCGTGCAGCGCCACCTCTTTCTCCACCGACGGTGCCCGCCTCCTCGCGACGGTGGCATCGGCCTCGGCCACCGTCTACGATTGCCGCACACTCGCCGTTGTCAAGTGCTTCGAGCTCCCGGGTCTCCTCGCCGCCGCGCTGTCGCCCACGGGGGCGTATCTGCAGACCTTCCAGAAGTCATCCTCGCCGCAGGAGAAGAATGTCACGGTCTGGCACGTTGACACAGCTGCTGCTCTCTACCAGCACTACCAGAAGAGCATGTCTAAGGCCACCTG GCCAATGGTTCAGTTTTCTGCGGATGAATCGGTCGCTTGCCGGATGATGCCTAATGAGATACAATTCTTTGATCCAAAAGATTTTGCAAAAGGGATTTTGTATAGGATAAGAATGCCTGGCATAGCTACGATGCAGCTAGCAACTGCACCAGGATCTCATGTTGCTGGATTCGTCCCAGAGGCTAAG GGTGTTCCAGCTAGTGTTCAGATATTTTCTTGCAACAAGGACGCACAAAATCAAGTTGTTGCTCGCAGGAGCTTTTTTCGTTGTTCCACTGTTCAATTACACTGGAACAAAGGGTCCACTGGGCTTCTAGTTCTTGCTCAAGCTGACGTGGATAAAACCAACCAGAGTTACTATGGTGAAACCAAGTTGAACTACTTGACAACTGACAGGGCCTTTGAAGGAATTGTTCCACTTA AAAAGGATGGGCCAGTCCATGATGTGCAGTGGTCTTCCTCTGGCTCTGAATTTGCTGTGGTTTATGGAT TTATGCCGGCCAAGGCAACAATATTCAACAAGAAGTGCAACCCTCTTgttgagcttggtgaaggacCTTACAATACGATAAGATGGAACCCCAAAGGACGAT TTTTTGTATTAGCAGGATTTGGTAATTTGCCTGGTGATATG GCGTTCTGGGATTATTCAGAAAAGAAATTGGTAGCAAAAACAAAGGCAGAATGTTCTGTCACAAGTGAATGGTCCCCTGATGGTCGTCATTTTATGACTGCTACAACAGCGCCGAGGCTCCAAATAGACAATTG TATAAAAATATTTGACCACAACGGATCTCTGCAGTTTAAGAAGATGTTTGAAAGGCTGTATCAG GCTGACTGGAAACCTGAAGTACCTGAAAGATTCGGTGACATTGCTGACCTGACAACATCCTTGAGTACCTTAAAGATTGAAGAAACAAAAAAACAAG TTTCAGCACAAGGTTCCAAGTCAGCACAAACATCAATCAAGGCCCCTGCAAATACAGCGCCGAAACCTACAGCATACCGCCCACCCCATGCTAAGGGTTCTGCAGAACTTCAGGACAAG CTCTTTGGTGGACTAGCTCCTGCAGG GGGGGAGATGAGCAAAAATGCATTGCGAAACAAGAAGCGCAGAGAGAAACAGAAGGAAAAGAAAGCTGCTGAAGCGTCAGGCTCTCCTGCTGATGAAAGTTGA
- the LOC136463761 gene encoding uncharacterized protein isoform X3, which translates to MSAARGCVRWARPPRRRRLLSPWAPPGYSATGTHQVNPDLEMELKPQARPRPYQRASIRCLGMDLQSMQLLCYLLVLLSNLVALQIQFSGPTSPIKSNRSGCLLMHG; encoded by the exons ATGTCGGCTGCTCGTGGCTGCGTCCGGTGGGCGCGCCCCCCGCGGCGCCGGCGGCTGTTGTCCCCATGGGCTCCCCCCGGCTACAGCGCCACCGGCACCCACCAG GTAAACCCAGATTTGGAGATGGAGCTAAAGCCGCAAGCACGACCTAGGCCATATCAACGAGCGTCAATAAGATGTTTGGGAATG GACTTGCAAAGTATGCAATTATTGTGCTACCTTCTGGTGCTTCTATCAAATTTGGTAGCATTGCAGATTCAGTTTTCTGGACCTACTTCTCCAATCAAGAGCAACAGGTCAGG CTGTTTGCTGATGCATGGGTAA
- the LOC136467263 gene encoding uncharacterized protein isoform X2: protein MASSPPALEILVREPDGFTVWSGSPYPPGTTSPPQRLPKTACSATSFSTDGARLLATVASASATVYDCRTLAVVKCFELPGLLAAALSPTGAYLQTFQKSSSPQEKNVTVWHVDTAAALYQHYQKSMSKATWPMVQFSADESVACRMMPNEIQFFDPKDFAKGILYRIRMPGIATMQLATAPGSHVAGFVPEAKGVPASVQIFSCNKDAQNQVVARRSFFRCSTVQLHWNKGSTGLLVLAQADVDKTNQSYYGETKLNYLTTDRAFEGIVPLKKDGPVHDVQWSSSGSEFAVVYGFMPAKATIFNKKCNPLVELGEGPYNTIRWNPKGRFFVLAGFGNLPGDMAFWDYSEKKLVAKTKAECSVTSEWSPDGRHFMTATTAPRLQIDNCIKIFDHNGSLQFKKMFERLYQADWKPEVPERFGDIADLTTSLSTLKIEETKKQAQGSKSAQTSIKAPANTAPKPTAYRPPHAKGSAELQDKLFGGLAPAGGEMSKNALRNKKRREKQKEKKAAEASGSPADES, encoded by the exons ATGGCGTCGTCACCGCCGGCCCTCGAGATCCTAG TTCGCGAGCCCGACGGCTTCACGGTGTGGTCCGGCTCTCCATACCCTCCGGGCACCACCAGCCCGCCGCAGAGACTCCCCAAGACGGCGTGCAGCGCCACCTCTTTCTCCACCGACGGTGCCCGCCTCCTCGCGACGGTGGCATCGGCCTCGGCCACCGTCTACGATTGCCGCACACTCGCCGTTGTCAAGTGCTTCGAGCTCCCGGGTCTCCTCGCCGCCGCGCTGTCGCCCACGGGGGCGTATCTGCAGACCTTCCAGAAGTCATCCTCGCCGCAGGAGAAGAATGTCACGGTCTGGCACGTTGACACAGCTGCTGCTCTCTACCAGCACTACCAGAAGAGCATGTCTAAGGCCACCTG GCCAATGGTTCAGTTTTCTGCGGATGAATCGGTCGCTTGCCGGATGATGCCTAATGAGATACAATTCTTTGATCCAAAAGATTTTGCAAAAGGGATTTTGTATAGGATAAGAATGCCTGGCATAGCTACGATGCAGCTAGCAACTGCACCAGGATCTCATGTTGCTGGATTCGTCCCAGAGGCTAAG GGTGTTCCAGCTAGTGTTCAGATATTTTCTTGCAACAAGGACGCACAAAATCAAGTTGTTGCTCGCAGGAGCTTTTTTCGTTGTTCCACTGTTCAATTACACTGGAACAAAGGGTCCACTGGGCTTCTAGTTCTTGCTCAAGCTGACGTGGATAAAACCAACCAGAGTTACTATGGTGAAACCAAGTTGAACTACTTGACAACTGACAGGGCCTTTGAAGGAATTGTTCCACTTA AAAAGGATGGGCCAGTCCATGATGTGCAGTGGTCTTCCTCTGGCTCTGAATTTGCTGTGGTTTATGGAT TTATGCCGGCCAAGGCAACAATATTCAACAAGAAGTGCAACCCTCTTgttgagcttggtgaaggacCTTACAATACGATAAGATGGAACCCCAAAGGACGAT TTTTTGTATTAGCAGGATTTGGTAATTTGCCTGGTGATATG GCGTTCTGGGATTATTCAGAAAAGAAATTGGTAGCAAAAACAAAGGCAGAATGTTCTGTCACAAGTGAATGGTCCCCTGATGGTCGTCATTTTATGACTGCTACAACAGCGCCGAGGCTCCAAATAGACAATTG TATAAAAATATTTGACCACAACGGATCTCTGCAGTTTAAGAAGATGTTTGAAAGGCTGTATCAG GCTGACTGGAAACCTGAAGTACCTGAAAGATTCGGTGACATTGCTGACCTGACAACATCCTTGAGTACCTTAAAGATTGAAGAAACAAAAAAACAAG CACAAGGTTCCAAGTCAGCACAAACATCAATCAAGGCCCCTGCAAATACAGCGCCGAAACCTACAGCATACCGCCCACCCCATGCTAAGGGTTCTGCAGAACTTCAGGACAAG CTCTTTGGTGGACTAGCTCCTGCAGG GGGGGAGATGAGCAAAAATGCATTGCGAAACAAGAAGCGCAGAGAGAAACAGAAGGAAAAGAAAGCTGCTGAAGCGTCAGGCTCTCCTGCTGATGAAAGTTGA
- the LOC136463761 gene encoding uncharacterized protein isoform X1, with translation MSAARGCVRWARPPRRRRLLSPWAPPGYSATGTHQVNPDLEMELKPQARPRPYQRASIRCLGMDLQSMQLLCYLLVLLSNLVALQIQFSGPTSPIKSNRSGTCRSDVYYRCTTFVSYVSCSWSDYFTKDTFSIQ, from the exons ATGTCGGCTGCTCGTGGCTGCGTCCGGTGGGCGCGCCCCCCGCGGCGCCGGCGGCTGTTGTCCCCATGGGCTCCCCCCGGCTACAGCGCCACCGGCACCCACCAG GTAAACCCAGATTTGGAGATGGAGCTAAAGCCGCAAGCACGACCTAGGCCATATCAACGAGCGTCAATAAGATGTTTGGGAATG GACTTGCAAAGTATGCAATTATTGTGCTACCTTCTGGTGCTTCTATCAAATTTGGTAGCATTGCAGATTCAGTTTTCTGGACCTACTTCTCCAATCAAGAGCAACAGGTCAGG TACGTGTAGGAGCGATGTCTATTACCGGTGCACCACCTTCGTCTCATATGTGTCATGCTCATGGTCAGATTATTTTACAAAAGACACATTCAGTATCCAATGA
- the LOC136463761 gene encoding uncharacterized protein isoform X2: protein MSAARGCVRWARPPRRRRLLSPWAPPGYSATGTHQVNPDLEMELKPQARPRPYQRASIRCLGMDLQSMQLLCYLLVLLSNLVALQIQFSGPTSPIKSNSTCRSDVYYRCTTFVSYVSCSWSDYFTKDTFSIQ, encoded by the exons ATGTCGGCTGCTCGTGGCTGCGTCCGGTGGGCGCGCCCCCCGCGGCGCCGGCGGCTGTTGTCCCCATGGGCTCCCCCCGGCTACAGCGCCACCGGCACCCACCAG GTAAACCCAGATTTGGAGATGGAGCTAAAGCCGCAAGCACGACCTAGGCCATATCAACGAGCGTCAATAAGATGTTTGGGAATG GACTTGCAAAGTATGCAATTATTGTGCTACCTTCTGGTGCTTCTATCAAATTTGGTAGCATTGCAGATTCAGTTTTCTGGACCTACTTCTCCAATCAAGAGCAACAG TACGTGTAGGAGCGATGTCTATTACCGGTGCACCACCTTCGTCTCATATGTGTCATGCTCATGGTCAGATTATTTTACAAAAGACACATTCAGTATCCAATGA
- the LOC136463761 gene encoding uncharacterized protein isoform X4 — protein MSAARGCVRWARPPRRRRLLSPWAPPGYSATGTHQVNPDLEMELKPQARPRPYQRASIRCLGMDLQSMQLLCYLLVLLSNLVALQIQFSGPTSPIKSNSCLLMHG, from the exons ATGTCGGCTGCTCGTGGCTGCGTCCGGTGGGCGCGCCCCCCGCGGCGCCGGCGGCTGTTGTCCCCATGGGCTCCCCCCGGCTACAGCGCCACCGGCACCCACCAG GTAAACCCAGATTTGGAGATGGAGCTAAAGCCGCAAGCACGACCTAGGCCATATCAACGAGCGTCAATAAGATGTTTGGGAATG GACTTGCAAAGTATGCAATTATTGTGCTACCTTCTGGTGCTTCTATCAAATTTGGTAGCATTGCAGATTCAGTTTTCTGGACCTACTTCTCCAATCAAGAGCAACAG CTGTTTGCTGATGCATGGGTAA
- the LOC136467264 gene encoding uncharacterized protein, whose amino-acid sequence MSYFQATTCKPHSRIIVNKPIAGLGSTYQYPLYSHALGFHKLQQKVYPRLVLIAASHKRLTPVCALSGKGNPGTADDPLMESLKKAMADAKKPRPIQNLLKEQVAKLREQASGGGGGNGNRRGGSGGSGGPDDESFKETLDEVVQVILATVAFILVYIHIIRGEELYRLARDYTRYLVTGKRTARLKRAMQKWHNFSESFMQKEGSEEDQYERSAVSKPTWWQQPQKFVHLMQELCRGNWRPHAQES is encoded by the exons ATGAGCTACTTCCAAGCCACTACTTGCAAGCCTCACAGTAGGATCATTGTGAACAAACCTATAGCAGGTCTTGGGAGCACATATCAGTATCCATTATATTCACATGCTCTTGGATTCCACAAGCTGCAACAGAAGGTGTACCCAAGGCTAGTTCTCATTGCTGCTAGCCACAAAAGGCTTACTCCTGTATGTGCCTTAAGTGGAAAGGGAAACCCTGGCACTGCTGATGAT CCTTTGATGGAATCTTTGAAGAAAGCTATGGCTGATGCAAAAAAGCCCCGGCCCATACAAAACTTGCTGAAGGAGCAGGTGGCTAAACTGAGAGAACAAGCGTCTGGTGGAGGCGGAGGGAATGGGAATCGCCGTGGGGGCAGTGGTGGTTCTGGTGGCCCAGATGATGAATCGTTCAAGGAAACATTGGATGAAGTAGTCCAAGTTATCTTGGCCACTGTTGCTTTCATACTTGTG TACATCCACATAATCAGAGGGGAGGAACTTTACCGTCTTGCCAGGGACTACACCAGATATCTCGTCACTGGTAAGAGGACTGCCCGACTGAAGCGTGCCATGCAAAAGTGGCACAACTTCTCCGAGAGCTTCATGCAGAAGGAAGGCTCAGAAGAGGACCAATATGAGAGATCAGCTGTGTCAAAACCTACATGGTGGCAACAGCCTCAGAAATTTGTGCATCTTATGCAGGAGCTTTGCAGGGGAAACTGGCGTCCCCATGCTCAGGAGTCTTAG